A genome region from candidate division KSB1 bacterium includes the following:
- a CDS encoding HAMP domain-containing sensor histidine kinase — protein sequence MEITVKPEKEWKTRVLQANAARVLQKDGRAVVGVVTILRDVTQQIEINKMKTELVSMVARMKLRSPLTSISGFSELLLDNDSSPEQNTEYAKIILEETNRLTDLVNKFLDISRIESGRIQPNKISIDLSDIIRIVTGNHSQKSSRKNIEICIHENETVPEVYADYGMMEQVFINLITNALKYSPADSRIDIHLYETGQYVRVDIKDQGYGIPEEALAKIFDKFYRVSTEESENHETGSGLGLSLVKHIVEMHKGVIDVSSRLGEGSVFSVSLPQITKEHLERV from the coding sequence GTGGAAATTACTGTAAAACCGGAAAAAGAATGGAAAACAAGAGTCCTGCAAGCCAACGCAGCCCGGGTGCTGCAGAAAGATGGCAGAGCCGTCGTCGGAGTGGTCACTATTCTGAGAGATGTAACCCAGCAGATAGAAATCAATAAAATGAAAACTGAACTGGTCTCCATGGTCGCGCGCATGAAGCTGCGGTCTCCATTGACCAGTATTTCCGGCTTTAGCGAATTGCTGCTGGACAACGACTCAAGTCCGGAACAAAATACAGAATATGCAAAAATTATTCTCGAGGAAACGAACCGGCTTACGGATTTGGTCAATAAATTCCTGGATATATCAAGAATCGAATCGGGTCGAATTCAGCCAAACAAAATCAGTATAGACCTGTCAGATATTATCCGAATTGTCACCGGCAATCATTCGCAAAAATCATCTCGAAAAAATATCGAAATTTGCATCCATGAAAATGAAACGGTTCCTGAAGTTTATGCTGACTATGGCATGATGGAACAGGTCTTTATCAACCTCATTACCAATGCACTAAAATACAGTCCAGCTGACAGTCGTATTGATATTCATCTGTATGAGACTGGTCAATATGTCCGGGTTGATATTAAAGATCAGGGATATGGAATACCCGAAGAAGCGCTTGCAAAAATATTTGATAAATTTTATCGGGTAAGCACGGAAGAGTCGGAGAACCATGAAACCGGATCCGGTTTGGGACTCAGTCTGGTCAAACATATTGTTGAAATGCATAAAGGCGTTATAGATGTAAGCAGTAGGCTGGGAGAGGGATCGGTTTTTTCTGTATCCTTGCCCCAAATTACAAAAGAACACCTTGAAAGGGTTTGA
- a CDS encoding PqqD family protein, with product MKDKSEQEKNVMTMVPAYNTEFEYADDKVVLLEPKLKSKFLKKHLLPRMKRSHYKIHLDDYGTFVWKQIDGNRTVFDIAVQLEEHYGDKVEPVYERLGMFINMLAQRKFITLN from the coding sequence ATGAAAGACAAAAGTGAACAAGAAAAAAATGTAATGACGATGGTTCCGGCATACAATACCGAGTTTGAGTATGCGGATGATAAAGTTGTACTGCTGGAACCAAAGCTCAAGAGTAAATTTTTAAAAAAGCATTTACTGCCGCGCATGAAACGGTCGCATTATAAAATACATCTGGATGATTATGGTACTTTTGTCTGGAAGCAAATTGACGGCAATCGGACGGTTTTTGATATTGCGGTTCAACTTGAGGAACATTACGGAGATAAGGTTGAACCCGTGTATGAACGCCTTGGTATGTTTATTAATATGCTCGCCCAACGAAAGTTCATCACGCTAAATTGA
- a CDS encoding OPT/YSL family transporter encodes MFTGAILAIILGAANTYLGLKAGMTVAATFPAAVIAMAALRPFKGTILEENLARTTGAVGEALAAGAIFTIPAFVISGVWDNFDYWTSTFLMLVGGILGVLFIIILRRTLIEDDTLPFPESKACAEIVKAGQGGQSGAKFVFGSIGSGCLDRIV; translated from the coding sequence TTGTTCACAGGTGCGATACTCGCCATTATTCTGGGCGCCGCAAATACCTATTTGGGATTAAAAGCCGGAATGACAGTGGCGGCAACATTTCCAGCGGCTGTGATCGCAATGGCTGCTTTGAGACCTTTCAAGGGTACTATTCTTGAAGAGAATTTGGCTCGAACCACCGGCGCGGTCGGCGAAGCTCTGGCGGCCGGAGCCATTTTTACCATACCGGCCTTTGTTATTTCAGGAGTATGGGATAATTTTGATTACTGGACCAGTACGTTTCTGATGCTTGTGGGTGGTATTTTGGGTGTTTTGTTTATCATTATTTTAAGACGCACCCTGATTGAAGACGATACCTTGCCCTTTCCGGAAAGCAAAGCCTGCGCAGAAATTGTCAAAGCCGGGCAGGGCGGTCAATCCGGGGCCAAATTTGTATTCGGTTCCATTGGGTCTGGCTGCCTTGATCGAATTGTTTAA
- a CDS encoding glycosyltransferase family 2 protein, whose amino-acid sequence MKLIIQIPCFNEAETLPVTLQDLPKDIQGIDDIEILIIDDGSTDDTVNVAKAHGVHHIVSLSKNKGLAKGFTAGLDACLRLGADIIVNTDADNQYVGADIKNLVQPILQGKADLVIGDREISQISEFSWMKKRLQQLGSWVVRQVSTTTVPDTTSGFRALSREAALQINVISEFTYTLETIIQAGKKNLSITSEPVRTNRKLRESRLFKSNWGYIKRSVATIGRIYTMYEPLKMFSFIGGIFFLAGLLLGLRFLYFYVTQGGAGHIQSLILTAILLLLGVQIFIIGLLADIIGSNRSLIENILYRIKKMEYKK is encoded by the coding sequence GTGAAACTAATCATTCAAATACCTTGCTTTAATGAAGCTGAAACCCTGCCTGTAACCCTGCAGGATCTCCCTAAAGATATCCAGGGTATTGATGATATTGAAATCCTTATCATCGATGACGGCAGTACAGACGACACCGTAAACGTAGCCAAAGCACACGGCGTACATCACATTGTCAGTCTGAGCAAAAACAAAGGCCTGGCCAAAGGATTCACCGCCGGTCTGGATGCCTGTCTGCGATTGGGGGCGGATATTATTGTGAATACCGATGCGGACAATCAGTATGTCGGAGCTGATATCAAAAATCTTGTTCAGCCCATCTTACAGGGAAAGGCTGATCTGGTTATCGGAGACCGGGAAATCAGCCAGATATCCGAATTCAGCTGGATGAAAAAACGTCTGCAGCAGCTGGGGAGCTGGGTGGTTCGGCAGGTATCGACCACAACCGTGCCCGATACCACCAGTGGATTCCGGGCGTTGTCCCGGGAAGCGGCGTTGCAGATCAACGTGATTTCCGAGTTTACCTATACGCTCGAAACAATCATTCAAGCGGGCAAGAAAAACCTGTCCATCACCTCGGAACCGGTACGGACCAATCGTAAGTTGCGCGAGTCCCGTCTTTTTAAAAGCAATTGGGGATATATCAAACGGTCTGTTGCAACGATCGGTCGTATTTACACCATGTACGAGCCGCTAAAAATGTTTTCTTTTATCGGCGGCATCTTTTTTCTGGCCGGCTTGCTGCTTGGACTGCGGTTTTTATATTTTTATGTCACGCAGGGCGGAGCAGGCCATATTCAATCCCTGATCCTGACTGCCATTTTACTGCTTCTGGGTGTGCAGATTTTCATAATCGGTCTTTTAGCAGACATTATCGGGTCAAACCGTTCGTTGATTGAAAACATTTTGTACCGTATCAAAAAAATGGAATATAAAAAATAA
- a CDS encoding glycosyltransferase family 4 protein, which yields MPYYRRRASSPGAQAHDRKLNLASIVRLLGSVDHHKIKKHYHWADSFVLPCIVEKNGNRDGIPNVLAEAMAMGLPVVSTPVSGIPELIVNNKTGLLAEPQNMTDLANKIEYLYKNKHEQKRLGANARDFVIRHFDSDKCLDQLFNFYKHVEHETHNQRR from the coding sequence ATGCCATATTATCGGCGACGGGCCTCTTCACCCGGAGCTCAAGCGCATGATCGAAAACTGAACCTCGCTTCCATCGTGCGGCTATTGGGAAGCGTCGATCACCATAAAATTAAAAAGCACTATCACTGGGCCGATAGTTTTGTACTGCCCTGCATAGTCGAAAAAAACGGCAATCGGGATGGCATTCCCAATGTTCTTGCGGAAGCCATGGCCATGGGCTTACCTGTTGTGTCCACGCCTGTTTCCGGGATTCCCGAACTCATTGTCAATAACAAAACCGGGTTGTTGGCGGAACCCCAAAACATGACGGATCTCGCCAATAAAATAGAGTATCTATATAAAAACAAACACGAACAAAAGCGGCTTGGCGCAAACGCCCGTGATTTCGTGATCAGACATTTTGATTCTGACAAATGTCTGGATCAATTATTCAATTTTTACAAACATGTTGAACATGAAACTCATAATCAACGCAGATGA
- a CDS encoding glycosyltransferase produces MATPPDSITLSVIVAVHDISDKLEWLNTRLCNVLKSYNKTFELIYVDDGSQDTSWQVLQSLCHQHPFIRIIKLRTAFGESSVLEAALEIAKGENILFYTAGIGVNPSDLIQVINELDTDVDVVIGARSPRRDSYINRFVSRLFNFFTNRLTSLRLKDINSGVLATRRQVLEHVPFYGALNTFIPVMAHNQGYKITEINVEQLTGNYKRALHPRDYVRRLLDLVSVIFLSRYTKKPLHFLGFLGVLFTGIGAAIDIYLFFYRLLGFGGIAGRPILLLGMVLLVIGLQMIAIGLLGEMIIFTHARDIQEYNIEEIID; encoded by the coding sequence ATGGCCACACCGCCTGATAGTATAACATTATCAGTCATCGTCGCTGTTCATGACATCAGCGACAAACTGGAATGGTTAAATACCCGGCTTTGCAATGTCCTAAAATCTTATAATAAAACTTTTGAACTGATTTATGTGGATGACGGAAGCCAGGATACATCGTGGCAGGTACTCCAGTCACTTTGTCATCAACATCCATTTATCCGTATTATAAAATTGCGCACAGCATTTGGCGAATCCTCCGTATTGGAAGCAGCTCTTGAAATTGCAAAAGGCGAAAACATTCTGTTTTACACAGCGGGTATCGGCGTCAATCCTTCCGATCTGATCCAGGTCATTAACGAACTGGACACAGATGTAGACGTGGTCATCGGAGCCCGGTCGCCGCGGCGTGATTCGTATATCAACCGGTTTGTATCACGGCTGTTTAATTTTTTCACCAACCGACTCACCAGTCTGCGGTTAAAGGATATTAATTCCGGTGTTCTCGCCACCCGTCGTCAAGTTCTGGAACATGTACCCTTTTACGGTGCACTCAACACGTTTATTCCGGTTATGGCGCACAATCAGGGCTATAAAATCACTGAAATCAATGTGGAACAGCTCACCGGCAATTACAAGCGGGCTCTGCATCCGCGGGATTATGTCCGACGTCTATTGGACCTCGTAAGCGTCATATTTTTAAGCCGTTATACCAAGAAACCCCTGCATTTTCTCGGTTTCCTGGGTGTCCTGTTCACCGGGATCGGCGCTGCCATTGATATTTATTTGTTCTTTTACAGATTATTGGGTTTCGGCGGTATCGCAGGACGGCCTATATTGCTGCTGGGAATGGTGTTACTGGTCATTGGTCTGCAAATGATTGCCATAGGTTTGCTGGGCGAAATGATCATTTTTACACACGCAAGAGATATTCAGGAATACAACATTGAAGAGATTATTGATTAA
- a CDS encoding septation protein SpoVG family protein, with translation MKITEICVKLRDEHKLKAFVNVTFEDAFSVKGMKIIKSKRGLLL, from the coding sequence ATGAAAATTACTGAAATCTGTGTCAAATTACGCGACGAACACAAGTTGAAAGCGTTTGTAAACGTAACCTTTGAGGACGCTTTTTCCGTAAAGGGAATGAAAATTATCAAAAGCAAGAGAGGGTTGCTGCTCTGA
- a CDS encoding ChbG/HpnK family deacetylase yields the protein MKLIINADDLGFHSAVNAGICKAFTEGVLSSATLMANGAAFDEAVHQIKQMNLPTGIHFNLTSGIPVSRPRQIPTLVQETGTFWNKWKFAGRMLRNKISITDIQTELSSQIQKCLDAGIQLDHFDGHHHVHLLPPISRVVFSLMRPISGKYRSVSSPLHISWTLSPVSAFQQTAFKSLSYKKYATDFVTPDHFVGMELLNNPDKEKTIAALLTHLKPGITELMCHPGFYLFPTLFQFTTKDANTNSTSWPALRSKKCFIPIK from the coding sequence ATGAAACTCATAATCAACGCAGATGACCTGGGTTTTCATTCTGCGGTCAATGCGGGAATTTGCAAAGCATTTACAGAGGGAGTGCTGAGCAGCGCCACACTGATGGCAAATGGCGCTGCATTTGATGAGGCGGTTCACCAAATCAAACAGATGAACTTGCCAACCGGTATCCATTTCAATCTAACCAGCGGCATACCGGTGTCGCGTCCCCGACAGATCCCCACCCTGGTGCAGGAAACCGGAACATTCTGGAACAAATGGAAATTTGCGGGACGTATGCTACGGAATAAAATCAGCATAACAGATATACAAACAGAGCTTTCCAGCCAGATTCAAAAATGCCTTGATGCGGGAATCCAACTTGACCATTTTGACGGCCATCATCATGTACACCTTCTCCCGCCGATTTCACGGGTGGTATTCAGCCTCATGCGCCCCATTTCCGGGAAATATCGTTCAGTGTCGTCGCCTTTACATATATCCTGGACCCTGAGCCCTGTGTCTGCATTCCAGCAAACAGCGTTCAAGAGTCTGAGCTATAAAAAGTATGCGACCGACTTTGTTACACCGGATCATTTTGTAGGAATGGAACTTTTAAACAATCCGGACAAAGAGAAAACCATTGCAGCGCTGCTGACACATCTGAAACCAGGGATAACAGAACTCATGTGTCATCCCGGTTTCTACTTGTTCCCGACCCTGTTTCAATTTACAACAAAGGACGCGAACACGAACTCGACGTCCTGGCCGGCCCTGAGATCAAAAAAATGCTTTATTCCCATAAAATAA
- the gcvPB gene encoding aminomethyl-transferring glycine dehydrogenase subunit GcvPB: protein MVDKLMLDTSTKGKRGVHLYDRDFETRVEKLVPKSYLRKKPAELPELGESEIMRYFVNLSGKNHHVDKGFYPLGSCTMKYNPKINEETAGLPGFQHIHPQQPDDTVQGALKLLYEIGKNLCEIGGLSAITLQPSAGAHGELTGLMTIRAYHESKGHPRKYVLVPDSAHGTNPASVSIAGYKSKTLKSDENGLVDIEELKNALDQDTAAFMLTNPNTLGLFEKNVKQITSLVHEAGGLVYMDGANMNALLGIVRPGDLGVDIVHFNLHKTFSTPHGGGGPGSGPIAVTRELDSFLPYPCVRQSKGAYSMDCKRPQSIGKVSSFYGNFSVIVRAYTYIRMLGSPGLRRVAEQAIINSNYLLSKVKDDYDLPYKQTPMHEFVISGNRQKEKGVKTLDIAKRLLDFGVHAPTVYFPLIVNEAMMIEPTETESRATLDAFAQALKQIATEVETEPDTVKSAPHTTVISRLDEAGAARQLNVRYNRQDE, encoded by the coding sequence ATTGTGGATAAATTAATGCTTGATACAAGTACTAAAGGCAAACGTGGCGTTCACCTTTATGACCGCGACTTTGAGACTCGTGTTGAAAAACTGGTGCCAAAATCATATCTGCGTAAAAAACCGGCAGAGTTGCCCGAACTCGGCGAATCCGAGATCATGCGTTATTTTGTCAATTTATCAGGAAAAAATCACCATGTCGACAAAGGGTTCTATCCGCTCGGTTCCTGCACCATGAAATACAATCCAAAAATTAATGAAGAAACTGCCGGATTACCCGGATTCCAGCACATCCACCCGCAGCAGCCGGATGATACCGTGCAGGGTGCGCTCAAACTTTTATATGAAATCGGTAAAAATCTTTGTGAAATCGGCGGACTTTCAGCCATCACCCTGCAGCCTTCTGCCGGAGCGCATGGAGAATTGACCGGTCTGATGACTATCCGGGCCTATCACGAATCAAAGGGGCATCCACGCAAATATGTCCTTGTTCCGGACTCGGCGCACGGCACCAATCCAGCGAGCGTATCCATTGCCGGTTATAAAAGCAAAACTTTAAAATCAGACGAGAACGGGCTTGTTGACATTGAAGAGTTAAAAAACGCCCTGGATCAAGACACGGCCGCGTTTATGCTCACCAATCCCAACACATTGGGATTGTTTGAAAAAAATGTCAAACAAATCACCTCCCTGGTTCACGAGGCCGGAGGGCTGGTGTACATGGACGGCGCCAATATGAACGCGCTTTTGGGCATTGTACGTCCCGGTGACCTCGGTGTAGACATTGTGCATTTCAATTTACACAAGACGTTTTCAACACCGCACGGCGGCGGCGGACCGGGCTCCGGACCTATAGCTGTGACACGAGAGCTGGATTCGTTTTTACCGTATCCCTGCGTTCGACAATCAAAAGGTGCATACAGCATGGACTGTAAAAGACCGCAAAGTATCGGCAAAGTCAGTTCTTTTTACGGCAATTTCTCCGTGATTGTCAGAGCGTATACATATATCCGTATGCTGGGGAGTCCCGGATTGCGGCGTGTCGCGGAGCAGGCGATCATCAATTCAAATTATCTTCTGAGCAAAGTCAAAGACGATTATGATTTGCCGTATAAGCAAACTCCAATGCACGAATTTGTCATATCCGGAAATCGACAAAAAGAAAAAGGCGTCAAAACACTGGATATCGCCAAACGTCTTTTGGATTTTGGAGTTCATGCCCCAACCGTGTATTTTCCTCTCATTGTAAACGAAGCCATGATGATTGAACCAACCGAGACAGAAAGCCGCGCGACGCTGGACGCGTTTGCACAGGCTTTGAAACAAATCGCAACCGAAGTGGAAACAGAGCCGGACACCGTGAAATCCGCTCCGCACACGACCGTCATCTCTCGATTGGATGAAGCAGGCGCTGCACGCCAGCTAAATGTGAGGTATAACAGGCAGGATGAATAA
- a CDS encoding GDP-mannose 4,6-dehydratase has translation MNPIDYSSLSKKNILITGGLGFIGSNLAHQLVKYGAGVTLYDACLNPYGWNPANIHEIKDRVTVVNADIRDTATLRTHVQNKDIIFHLAAQVGREVSMENPELDTDINCNGTLRLCNAVADLNQNVKIVYAGSRGQIGEPEYLPVDEAHPTKPTDVYGINKLAAEKYLLLYGHIYNFPVVSLRLNNVYGPRCQMEHGFYGILNWFIQNAMTGRTITVYGDGQQTRDYVYVDDVVDAFIRAAICKELNNDIFFIGSGIETVFLDMVKTVIQATGKGEYEHIPFPPERESIDIRKFVVTFDKFQKATGWKPRVGLKDGVRKTVDFYRDRLELYLKEKTT, from the coding sequence ATGAACCCGATTGATTATTCCTCGCTCTCGAAAAAGAACATTCTCATCACCGGCGGACTTGGGTTTATCGGGAGCAATCTGGCACACCAGCTTGTTAAATACGGAGCCGGCGTCACGCTTTACGATGCCTGCCTAAACCCTTATGGCTGGAATCCGGCCAATATACATGAAATCAAGGATCGTGTAACAGTGGTAAACGCCGATATCCGCGACACAGCAACCCTGCGAACCCATGTTCAAAACAAAGATATCATCTTTCATCTCGCAGCCCAGGTCGGTCGCGAAGTGTCCATGGAAAACCCTGAACTGGATACCGATATCAACTGTAACGGTACATTGAGACTGTGCAACGCAGTAGCTGATTTGAATCAGAATGTCAAAATTGTCTATGCAGGCAGCCGCGGACAAATCGGTGAGCCGGAATACCTTCCGGTCGATGAGGCCCACCCTACCAAGCCGACGGATGTCTATGGAATCAATAAACTGGCGGCAGAAAAGTATTTGCTGCTCTACGGGCATATTTACAACTTTCCGGTGGTGTCGCTGCGCCTGAACAACGTCTATGGACCGCGCTGTCAGATGGAACATGGATTTTACGGGATATTGAACTGGTTTATCCAGAATGCCATGACCGGGCGCACCATAACCGTTTATGGCGACGGTCAGCAGACACGCGATTACGTTTACGTGGATGATGTGGTGGACGCTTTTATACGCGCCGCTATTTGCAAAGAATTGAACAACGATATATTTTTCATCGGTTCGGGGATAGAAACCGTGTTTCTGGATATGGTTAAAACTGTGATCCAGGCCACAGGCAAAGGAGAGTATGAGCATATCCCGTTTCCCCCGGAACGCGAAAGCATTGATATTCGCAAATTTGTCGTGACATTCGATAAATTTCAAAAGGCAACCGGATGGAAGCCCCGTGTTGGACTAAAAGACGGGGTTCGCAAAACAGTCGATTTTTATCGTGACCGACTCGAACTGTACTTGAAAGAGAAAACCACCTGA
- a CDS encoding glycosyltransferase: MYKGLKSQGLHVRTCFPPDKRFIHYPKLLWRAWRLARGCDVVLVGFYGQLLLPFVKLITQKPILFDMYIATFDTMVHDRRAARDGSAQAKFYKWSDRLACKLSEKLVLETRDHIRDFSQKFRIPEGKFKRIFLAVDNTVIHPRPPGPKANPFLVHFHGEYAPFHGVNTILQAAALLKNENIHFQIVGKGITYKRDRQLARDLLLDHVTFYDPVPYHQLADFMARADVCLGIFGDNERMLRVTTNKVIEAIAMGKPLITGRNRPVQELLTHNKSAYLIPRANPRELANAIIYLKNHPDLCETLGKNAYRTAKQNCTLEIIGQDFGNLLQEIKHEPD, from the coding sequence GTGTACAAAGGCCTGAAATCACAGGGACTGCATGTGCGCACCTGCTTTCCGCCGGACAAGCGCTTTATCCATTATCCCAAATTACTGTGGCGCGCGTGGCGGCTTGCACGCGGTTGTGATGTGGTACTGGTCGGTTTTTACGGCCAGCTTTTACTTCCGTTCGTCAAACTGATCACACAAAAACCGATCCTGTTTGATATGTACATCGCGACTTTTGACACCATGGTGCACGATCGCAGGGCAGCTCGGGACGGCTCTGCACAAGCAAAGTTCTACAAATGGAGTGACCGTCTGGCCTGCAAACTCTCTGAAAAACTGGTTTTGGAAACCCGGGATCATATTCGCGATTTTTCTCAAAAATTTCGCATCCCGGAAGGTAAATTTAAACGAATATTTCTCGCAGTTGACAATACAGTCATTCACCCGAGACCACCGGGACCGAAAGCAAACCCGTTTTTGGTGCACTTTCATGGTGAATATGCACCCTTTCATGGCGTAAATACCATCCTGCAGGCCGCTGCGTTGCTCAAAAACGAAAATATTCACTTTCAGATCGTAGGAAAAGGCATCACTTATAAACGCGACCGTCAACTGGCGCGCGACCTCCTTCTTGACCATGTAACATTTTATGATCCTGTTCCCTATCACCAGCTTGCAGATTTTATGGCCAGAGCCGATGTATGCCTTGGCATTTTCGGCGATAATGAACGGATGCTGCGGGTAACCACCAATAAAGTCATAGAAGCCATTGCCATGGGCAAACCCCTGATCACCGGGCGTAACCGACCGGTCCAGGAATTGCTGACTCACAATAAAAGCGCGTACCTTATACCCCGCGCCAATCCGCGGGAGCTGGCCAATGCTATTATATACCTGAAAAATCATCCTGACCTTTGCGAAACATTGGGAAAAAACGCGTATCGGACAGCCAAACAAAACTGCACATTGGAGATTATCGGTCAGGACTTTGGAAATTTATTACAGGAAATAAAACATGAACCCGATTGA
- a CDS encoding diguanylate cyclase: MGTREYRRGSRSLHNYRYFVKTLETEINRSKRHLLPVSLVMMDIDLFKTYNDVLGHPAGNKILGSLAKLIQNNVRRIDTVARYGGEEFVLILPATAAKNAHVAAEKIRSLVQTHDFGQHVQPNQCLTISCGVATFPQDGETREQLIRTADSRLYQAKNSGRNKVVSGRHTIMIKWIRQQVKSKIFRRLFLATLAAAIIPVILTMGTWIINGISTPLYYAAVRFVLIILIAVGVAGIIATFISRNITQPISDFEHSATKIAQGNFSHTVKVHTDDEIGRLARLFNYMTLELKRLHNMNLAKIIVERNKTQTIIKNIADGVIVTDPHLNILILNHSAEKWFQIKESDVSEQPISNVIKEPKLIELLSRATDP; this comes from the coding sequence GTGGGAACTCGCGAATACAGACGCGGCTCACGCAGCCTGCATAATTACCGGTACTTTGTCAAAACCCTGGAAACCGAAATAAATCGAAGTAAAAGGCATCTTTTACCTGTTTCATTGGTTATGATGGACATTGATCTTTTTAAAACATACAATGATGTATTGGGCCATCCAGCCGGAAATAAAATACTGGGCTCATTAGCAAAACTGATTCAAAACAATGTCAGACGTATCGACACCGTTGCCCGATACGGCGGTGAAGAATTTGTGCTGATACTGCCTGCAACTGCGGCAAAAAATGCCCATGTTGCAGCAGAGAAAATCCGCAGTCTTGTTCAGACACATGACTTTGGTCAACATGTACAGCCGAATCAATGTCTCACCATCAGCTGCGGTGTAGCGACGTTTCCGCAGGACGGAGAAACCCGGGAACAGTTAATCCGGACGGCTGATTCTCGCCTGTACCAGGCAAAAAACTCGGGACGCAATAAAGTCGTATCCGGGAGACACACAATCATGATAAAATGGATTCGACAACAAGTCAAAAGTAAAATATTCAGACGGCTATTCCTGGCAACCCTGGCCGCCGCTATCATCCCGGTTATTTTAACCATGGGGACCTGGATTATCAACGGTATCAGCACCCCGTTGTATTATGCAGCGGTCCGCTTTGTGCTGATTATTTTAATTGCGGTGGGCGTAGCCGGCATCATTGCCACATTCATTTCGCGCAATATCACACAACCCATTTCAGATTTCGAGCACAGCGCAACAAAAATCGCTCAGGGCAACTTTTCTCATACAGTCAAGGTGCACACAGACGACGAAATCGGCAGGCTCGCGCGTCTTTTTAACTATATGACACTTGAATTAAAGAGACTCCACAATATGAATCTCGCCAAGATTATTGTGGAACGTAACAAAACTCAAACCATCATCAAAAACATTGCCGACGGAGTGATTGTTACAGACCCCCATTTGAACATTTTAATTTTGAATCATTCGGCGGAAAAATGGTTTCAAATCAAAGAGTCCGATGTTTCAGAACAGCCAATTTCCAACGTCATCAAAGAACCCAAACTGATTGAATTGTTGAGCCGCGCTACGGACCCCTGA